In Triticum urartu cultivar G1812 chromosome 6, Tu2.1, whole genome shotgun sequence, the following proteins share a genomic window:
- the LOC125512432 gene encoding LOW QUALITY PROTEIN: rhamnogalacturonate lyase B-like (The sequence of the model RefSeq protein was modified relative to this genomic sequence to represent the inferred CDS: deleted 1 base in 1 codon), whose protein sequence is MLTTARLILLAVAVSLMLQLATVSAAPSSGSRGGVTLRVDGRHVVVDNGLVQVTLSRPGGHITGVRYGGDRTNLLHSTRSRNTGGYWDMVWNIPGSDQRGLLNSLDGSEFRVVTQSDDQVELSFRSTYSPGRRSRVRLNFDKRLVMLKGSSGFYSYAILEHGADTPAIDISLARLAFKLNTERFNYMAVSDDVQRYMPRAADRESPRSSPLAYKEAVLLVDPSEPQFKGEVDDKYQYTLDTKDNKVHGSEFKSGGPLKRDLTSHVGPTCMSVFHGTHYVGDDIVARIGDGEQWKKVMGPVFVYLNSNSEKGDPRALWEDAKATAQAEAKKWPYSFPESPDFHKAGERGSVTGRLLVRDKYVSRDNMPARAAYVGLAAPGQPGSWATQSKGYQFWTTASNTSGEFTIDNVRAGEYNLYAWVPGVLGDYLNTTRVTVTPSGAINLGDLLYEAPRSGPTLWEIGVPDRSAAEMFVPDPEAKYLNKLFQNKDRYRQYGLWERYAQLYPTDDLVYTVGESHHSKDWYFAHVTRKVGDDIVPTTRQVRFHLGRVVPGGTYTLRVALAAAHAARLQVQVNGATRRVGVFGTPAFGDGNAIARHGDHGTQWSFEFPISGRLLREGDNTIHLTQTRANSIFLGVMYDYIRFEGPPVCNGPMAPQSSRLLSYDNSQRSATKLPQMSGPHCHDTLDHPTSCTNYRQHGPESKINAVVPLRCLGLVGPPPLHSGIGPYLFMPSFHPGPAAA, encoded by the exons ATGTTAACGACGGCGCGCTTGATCCTGCTCGCCGTCGCCGTGTCGTTGATGCTGCAGCTCGCCACCGTGTCGGCGGCGCCATCGTCGGGATCCCGCGGCGGCGTTACGCTGCGCGTGGATGGTAGACAT GTGGTGGTGGACAACGGCCTGGTGCAGGTGACGCTGTCGAGGCCCGGGGGCCACATCACCGGCGTCCGCTACGGCGGGGATCGGACGAACCTCCTGCACTCCACCAGAAGCAGAAACACTGGCGG GTACTGGGATATGGTGTGGAACATCCCCGGCTCCGACCAACGAGGCCTGCTCAACTC GCTGGATGGTTCGGAGTTCAGGGTGGTAACGCAGAGCGACGACCAGGTGGAGCTGTCGTTCCGGAGCACGTACAGCCCGGGACGTCGGAGCCGCGTCCGGCTCAACTTCGACAAGAGGCTGGTGATGCTCAAGGGCAGCTCCGGGTTCTACAGCTACGCCATCCTGGAGCACGGCGCCGACACGCCGGCCATCGACATCAGCCTGGCGCGGCTCGCCTTCAAGCTCAACACGGAGAGATTCAACTACATGGCCGTCTCGGACGACGTACAGCGGTACATGCCGCGGGCGGCCGACCGGGAGTCGCCCCGTAGCTCCCCGCTGGCGTACAAGGAGGCGGTGCTGCTGGTCGACCCGTCGGAGCCGCAGTTCAAGGGGGAGGTGGACGACAAGTACCAGTACACGCTGGACACCAAGGACAACAAGGTGCACGG CAGCGAGTTCAAGAGCGGCGGGCCGCTCAAGCGCGACCTCACCTCGCACGTCGGACCGACCTGCATGAGCGTGTTCCATGGAACGCACTACGTCGGGGACGACATCGTGGCGCGCATCGGGGACGGCGAGCAGTGGAAGAAGGTCATGGGCCCCGTGTTCGTCTACCTCAACTCAAACTCGGAGAAGGGAGACCCGCGGGCGCTCTGGGAGGACGCCAAGGCGACGGCCCAGGCTGAGGCGAAGAAGTGGCCCTACAGCTTCCCGGAGTCGCCGGACTTCCACAAGGCCGGCGAGAGAGGCTCCGTCACCGGCCGATTGCTCGTAAGGGACAAGTACGTGAGCAGGGATAACATGCCTGCTCGGGCAGCTTACGTAGGCCTGGCCGCGCCCGGGCAGCCTGGCTCATGGGCGACGCAGAGCAAGGGCTACCAGTTCTGGACGACGGCGTCGAACACTTCCGGGGAGTTCACCATTGACAACGTCCGGGCGGGGGAGTACAACCTCTACGCGTGGGTTCCTGGGGTTCTCGGCGATTACTTGAACACCACCCGCGTCACCGTAACACCCA GCGGTGCAATCAACCTCGGCGATCTTTTGTACGAGGCTCCGAGATCAGGGCCGACACTGTGGGAGATCGGCGTTCCTGACCGGAGCGCGGCGGAGATGTTTGTCCCTGACCCCGAGGCGAAGTACCTCAACAAGCTCTTCCAGAACAAAGACAGGTACAGGCAGTACGGGCTGTGGGAAAGGTACGCCCAACTGTACCCGACGGACGATCTCGTCTACACCGTCGGCGAAAGCCACCACTCCAAGGACTGGTACTTCGCACATGTCACAAG AAAGGTCGGCGACGACATCGTGCCGACGACGCGGCAGGTCCGGTTCCACCTGGGCCGCGTCGTGCCCGGCGGCACGTACACCTTGCGCGTGGCCCTCGCGGCCGCTCACGCGGCGAGGCTGCAGGTCCAGGTGAACGGGGCGACGAGGCGTGTGGGGGTCTTCGGGACGCCGGCGTTCGGCGACGGCAATGCGATCGCGAGGCACGGCGACCACGGCACGCAGTGGAGCTTCGAGTTCCCTATCAGCGGGAGACTGCTCCGGGAAGGCGACAACACCATCCACCTCACGCAGACGAGGGCCAACAGCATATTCCTAGGGGTCATGTACGACTACATACGGTTCGAAGGACCTCCTG TT TGTAATGGTCCCATGGCCCCACAATCGAGCCGCCTA CTTAGCTATGACAACTCCCAACGCAGTGCAACAAAACTTCCGCAAATGTCCGGACCACATTGTCATGACACGTTAGATCATCCAACGTCGTGCACCAATTATCGGCAGCACGGTCCGGAG TCCAAGATCAACGCTGTTGTTCCACTCCGCTGCCTAGGCCTTGTCGGACCTCCACCGCTCCACTCGGGCATCGGCCCCTACTTGTTTATGCCTTCTTTCCACCCTGGTCCAGCTGCCGCCTAG